The genome window AGGATGTTGTTGTTCTGAAAAGTAGTGATGGAAGATGGAGTAGAGTGGGAGCTGATGGGAGACTCCACCAAACACGCCGTTTTCAAGAACTCTATGACTCGACATGATTGCATCTCTTCCTTGGAAGCACTGGAAgtgagagtcttcttcttcttcttctctctctctctcttccagagCATCTACTGTTGCATCAGTTCCAAAGATTCATCACATCTTTAGTGACACATCTAGACAATCTTCTTGCTTTATCTTatcattcatctctctctctttctttcaggAACAGGCAGACCAACAACCTATTGCTCCGTCTCTTCCAGGCTTGATGACCAACGAGTCAACAACTAGAATCAAGGATGTTGTTGTTCTGAAAAGTAGTGATGGAAGATGGAGTAGAGTGGGAGCTGATGGGAGACTCCACCAAACACGCCGTTTTCAAGAACTCTATGACTCGACATGATTCTAACACCTCTTACGTTTTCTGTGTGATCTCAAGAAACCCACCATGGCTATTGACTCCTTGGAAGCTTCAAGTCTGCTCCAAAGAAAGAAAGTTGCATTTTCTGATGGGAAAGCACAAAAGCTCGACTCATCTTCGGGTACACACTCCACCATTGTTAGACACCACAGAAACCAAGTGGGTTGATGAGGAATAGAAAGTATATCTAAGTGTCTTATATCATATTCAATCATGGGGCTTGTGAGCAGCTTGTGGCCATCACACTCAACTGAGGTGCTTTATTgcagcttgcattattgaaaagatGGAGCATTAAGCATTCCACCACTGTCACCAACTTGAGGTGATCAACTTCCAGATAAGACCTTCACTATTAGGACACCAGCCAGCCCATTCAGCTCATCCAAAAATCTCGCACATCAGCTGAACTCGAGAGGGAACTCTCACAGGTATGAACATCGGAGGCTGAtatagactctctctctctctctctctctctctctctctcaacagcCATGGATGTGCTATTGTGTGATGGTCCAGCCGTGGGATGCACGCTGAGCTTTACTGCGAACTCCCCATGGCCATTTGGTACAAGTCCAAGATTGAATTTGGTCCCTCCCAACTACAAGAAAAAGAATGATTCTATTCTCTCCGTGCTCCTCTTTTGCCTCCTCTATTTATCCCCTTCCTCCCTTCACTCCACACCATGAGTTCTGCTGCTTTGTAGTACAAACCCAAAAGAAGAACATAACATGGCCAGCATTGGCCGAACTCTGCTGCTGCTTCTCTCCATTCTATGCCTCTGCATCCCCACCTCCTTCGGTGCGTGTTCTCAAGCACGTCAAGAAAGGAAGGTCGCGGAGGTCAGCGACGGCCCGACGGCATCCCCGTCCCAAACGAACGGGTCCTGCGGCTGTTCATCGTCACCTGCGCCGTCACCGTCGACGTCTGAGCCGAATCCCGACGACTTCCCCAACCTCAAGCAGTACTACGCTTACCTCGTCATCCAGCAGTTCAAGCAGACCGTCACCTGCGACCCCGACGGCGTGACGGCGACCTGGGTCGGCTACCGGCCTTGCACCTACCGCGGCTTCTACTGCGACACCCCGCCGAACTCCCCGGGGACCCCCACCATCGCCTCCGTGGACTTCAACGGCTTCCGCCTCTGCGCGCCGACCGTTGCCGGCTTCGTCGACGAGCTCCCCGACCTCGCGCTCTTCCACGCCAACTCCAATAACTTCTCCGGCCCCATCCCCGACCTCACCGGCCTCCCCTACCTCTACGAGCTCGATGTCAGCAACAACAACCACTCCGGCCCGTTCCCGGTCGCCGTCCTCCCGCTGAGCAACCTCGTTTTCCTCGACCTCCGGTACAACCTCTTCGCCGGCACCGTCCCGGCCTCCATCTTCTCCCTCGACCTCGACGTGCTCTTCCTCAACAACAACAACTTCAACCAGCAGCTGCCCGCCAACCTCGGCAGCTCGCCGGTGGCCTACCTCACCCTGGCCAACAACGGCTTCACCGGGCCGATCCCCCGGTCCATCTTCAACGCGTCGAGAACACTGGTGGAGGTCCTCTTCCTCAACAACAAGTTCTCGGGCTGCTTGCCGTACGAGATCGGATCGCTGACTACCGCGACGGTGTTCGACGTTGGGTTCAATCAGTTCACGGGGCCGATACCGTGGTCCTTCGCCTGCCTGCTCAAGGTGGAGCAGCTAAACCTGGCGGGCAATCTGCTCTACGGGGAGGTGCCGGATGTGGTATGCCGGCTGGCCAAGGACGGTAACTTGGCTAACTTATCGTTGTCGGGGAACTACTTCACGTCGCTGGGGCACTCCTGCTGGGAGTTGATCAAGAGAAAGGTGCTCGACGTGCGGCAGAACTGCATACCGTGGTTCCCGGAGCAACGGCGGCCGGTGGAATGCTGGCGCTTCCTGtggcatcggaagttctgcccctTCTTCCACTACATCCCGTGCGGCCTACCGAAGTGTGCGCCGAAGCCCGCGGCGCCACCGCCGCCGGGGTACACGACCTATAAGGCTCTTCATCAACCCCCCCGGAACTAGTCACTGCAccatctctcttctctctctcgttAATGTCTGTCTTGGAACCAATAAGTCTCGGTGTTCTTCATGATCAAGTGCAAGCGATAAATGACAGTAAGTCTGCAGCTGCGATGGGCATATAGCATGCCTAACCTACTCGATGCGTTTCTGCCACTGGAATTAACATGTCGATCTTCTAAAAGAATAAAGAAGATGCCAATCCAACACCTGAGCTTGTCGCCTTGTTGGTGTGCGCAATAGTGTCACTCACTTAACCtttacacaatatatatatacatatatatatatatatatatatatatatatatatatattcaataagtGGAAGCATAAGTTGGGTTCAACATAAACTAAGTGCAAGAATGGAATATCTTAATTCACTTGACATCATGATTAGATTCTCTTAATCTCTTTACCTGTACCTATTATAATCATCCGTTGAGAATGTCAACCCGTTGACTAAGCCCCTCTCTCTTGTTCACATTTCCCTGCATCTCCCACGTATTCGGATCTAGATTTTATGATCCACGTAAAATCCAAGTTACATATCTACTGTGCTATATGAACTTTGTCTAAGTAAATCTACTTGCAATCACATCTAACCATATCTAATTTCCACTTGGAAGGCGCTCATGGATGAAGAATGGCGGCTGACTCGCTCCAAGGTTGCATCATCGCATGGCACCGAAACCGATCCAATTTGATCGAACTGATCTTTCCATTTGTTGGGGAACTAAAGAACCGAAGCATGCAATAATCTCAATACGAGATCGATCATATATCTTTCTCTCCATCATTTTAAGTgcattcttcttctcttcctcgttCGTCAGTGAAGAGACAGAATTAGACAAGGAGAGAAGAGTCGAGACCATGCATCGTTCGACGAGCACAACACGGGTGTCGGAGGAGTTCTCCATGAACACGGCGGCGCAAGCCATGGGCGGAGGAATAGCCAACAAGGGTGGTGGCACCTACTACCACGACGATCACTACCACCACCATCACAGCCTCCCCACCTACGATCCTCAATCGGACGCCGCCAAGAAGGAGGCGAGCCGAGCCAAGGTGGCCGAGAACATGGTCCATGTCATCCCTTTCGTCCTCGTCCTCTGCACCATCATCCTCTGGTTCTTCTCTCACCCATCCGGTATCTCCTTCCTTCCATACTTTTTTTCTTATCAATCtcaataatcttttttttaattaaaataaaaaataaaaataattaaattatgttACGCTAATTCTTAAAATAACAAGAGTTGATGGAGACTCTTTATAGCTTTTATATACGAATTTGTGTAGAATATGCATTTTACTTTAGCAATTAAACTACTACATTATCGGTTAATAGCTCATCGATAATATTTTTTTGtgaagtaatataatattttttttaaaaataaaataaaatttattattttaaaaaataataattagtttAATTGATAATGATCAAGATTAAGATAACTTCTCTATTTATAGGTATAAGATGGTAACTATTACTGTTTtctatttctcttcttcttcttcttctccttcttctcctcctcctttgacTCAAACAATAGGTATCGATACGATGAGCAAGGAGGAGACGGTGGTGGCCAAGGTCAAGAACATGACGACCGACGGCTATAAGAACTGGAATGGCTCGTCGATGACCATCGGCATGGAGGACCTCGACCCCATCGATGGAATCAGCAACGAAGAAGATCATACTGGAACCAAAGGCTCTCGTCACTGACCTAAGTAAAGCTCGATCGGCTCTCTCACACGGCAAATAACAGTGGCCATTGCTTTGGCCAATGCTTCGATCCGGTACTCTTCTTCTCCACCTCGGCCACAGCCGGCATCTCCATCAACCCATCCCGGCTGGCCGTCATGAATCTTCCGTCCCACTAACTTTTAGCCATCTTTATCGTTCAAGTGTTGTTGAACTGTAGGCATTAATAAGAGCAACATTATTTCATTATATGGTGAAGGTCTAGACTTTTGAGTTTCTAGTGCGTATGATCTTGATgtaatacatatatattattcTGATGGTCAAGGATTCTTATTATTTCATttgattcaaaaataaaatttttcaaaGATTGATTAGCAAATGATATTTAGATCATGAAAACCCCTCGTGACATTCGTCTTCGTGTAGGTGATGTCTTGGGTCACCTCAAAAGCACTTGGAATATATCCTACGTCGAGCGAGATATCAATGAGACCTATATATGAACATTTATGTCGGTACGAAATAAcatttttgatgtcaaaatcaataTTAGAATAGGTATCTATGTCAACGTTCACATCAAGGTTTAACCCGACTTTATGTTAACAACTTCGTGACGTAGGATaacctagattttttttttctttccatgtCTTCGAAATGTAACTCAATTTCGATCACTATCTTATTACTAACAATTAGGGAGAgagaaaaatgcaaaaatataaaattacttgTTGgtgttttttaaataaaatttaaaattttaattataaatatttattgctTAATAATAAAGCATTGCAGTCTCtttaatattttttgtttattttattttaagaattttaattGTTAAAATTTTGTATTTCTTATGGTTTTAGTTGGAATTGGGTCCATAAAAGAACTATGGATTTTTTTAGTCAAATCGACATCCTTTGatatataagaaatttttttggAATGAATCTATACCAATCTACTTATCATGGTACTTATAATGAAAAAGTACTTAATTATATACTTGATATGTACACAtggagataaaaaattattctttgGTTAGCAAATATACATTTCTAGATTATTTTAAGGACCTTTTTTTATTAGATTGATTTAACTTTCTTACGagtatttatcataataataatgtgtatcagtATAACATAGATATCAATAATGTACGATAAATCAAAGACTCGCTCAAAGTAACATAGTTCAAAATTCGATTCACTCGACTTCCTTCGTACAAAAAATATCACACTAAGTGAATCCTAAATCTCTAAATATACCTTACTCACTGTATATTTAGAGTATCGAGcagtaattttcaagaaataatTATGTTttagatttaatttttaattactttACGAAAGACATTGATTTTTCAACATttgcatatattttattttaagaaattTAATTGTTAAAGTTTTACATTTTTATGGTTTTAATTAGAATAAATTTATAAGAGGACTGAATTTCCTAGTAAAATAGAGAACCTCttttccataaaaaaaaaaaaagtattattttcttctttttatatacCACCTCTTATTATGTTTGTAAATATGCATCATCGGTCATTTCTTATGACTAAATGATTTCTAAAACTTATTTATTTTAGGTTTTTCGATCATATTGAATctaacttcattttttttttatagagttTTTGCCCCTAATATCATTCACCTATGATTAGGCAAAAAGATTAATGTAACTAGTCGCATGGCATCAAGGTGTGATTTATTTATTTGACCGTTGAAGTAAATATGAAATAATCTAAATTTTATATCTATActaatgatatttaaatttttaaatatatatttctatgggtgattttattaaaaaaattattacttcGAGAATTTTTCATAAAGAACCGGTGGTTATGTAAAAAGATCATTTTGCCCTTGTCTTCGTTGGACTAGCCATCATCTCTACCCTGCATTGTCGCTCGTAGCCCTCGTGTAAAGGTTACCATCACCTCTGTTGACTTCGCCCCTACATGTCTCACTCACAACCCTCGCACAAGAAAGAAGGGGGCGTAAAATCCATCATCGTCGCTTGCAACGCTCGCATGAGGGCTCTCTATCAACGTTCGAAACCCTAAAGTCAAGCCTAATCACCTCCCTTCAACCTATTTGTTGACCCTCATCGTGCTCACTCATGGCACTCATGGCTCTCTATGGATCCCGTTAGATTTTGTCAAACTTCTCGTATGTAAGGGCAAGTTCAACAAAAGACCACATAGGTGGCGATGGTCCTCACGCCCCCTCATTCCTTATGTGAGGTCCATGGGGAAGAACGATGAGGGTGGAGCAAGATGATAATATAAGACAAAAACAAGTTCAACAAGATCAGAGGCGAAACGATCATTTATGAAAAAGAAGATGTATATGGGAATTTGGGTGCTTCACGAAAAATTCtcaaaattaaagatttttttaattcactctatttttattaaaagaataattatatttattactcTCTAATCCTTTTTTCGTATTTGTTTTCTTATCCTCCAATTATATAAACTGTTATATACATTTTAAAGAGCCACCCATAAAATTTTCTCACCATGCTATGGGAAACATTGGATCCTTTCCTAATTTTAATTTGTTTTGCCTACCAATAATTAAATCGATGATCACCAAACTATTTTTCGAAACaactaaaaatcataatttatatacaaatgcttatacacacacatatatatatatatatatatatatatatatatgtatatatattatataaaaatgtAGAAACAAGGAACACATTCCTTGCGCGACCCGTCACCCCGGAAAAATATCAGGGTGATTCAGTCCCTCCACGTAAGCACAAGCCTGCGGCGTTTCCGATCGCGATTCTGCTCCACGTAAGCACCTCTTCCGTTTCCTCGAAGCCTGTTACGCTCCCATCACAGGGGAATTGGAAAAGAGACACCGCGTCGGTGGTCGGAAGCCGGCTTCTCTCTTTGGGCTTCCTCTCCCTCgccatctcctctctctctctctcgcttctccGTCTCCTTCATCACTCGCATCGCACCATGGTTCAGGCCAAGAACAACCACACCAACAAGAAGTCCAAGCCCAGAAGGCAACAGGACACCGTAAGCTTCCTGAACTCTCTTTCTTATCTTATCCTTTTCGACCTATTTATTGCCCCAAATCCATGTGTTTCCCCCTgccctcttcctctccctctccgcCCGAAACTCTCGCGATTAATTCGATTCTCGAAATGCCATGGTTGTTCGGATCTTGTCTATTGCGGCTCCGAGTGACGCTGCCGAAACTATTAAATTTCTTCGAAGTCGTGGCTgcgatcaagttattaatgaaaTCCTACTTATTTGATGCTCACGCTGATGCCTTTAACATAGTAAATCAATTGCCACCTGCAGTTTTTTGTCCTTTCACTCGGGTGCTAAAGAAGATAGGGGTGACGTCGGGTGCTAAAGCACTACTTGAAACGGATTGATTCGTAGAGCACAAAATTAGGGCCAGACGGTACAGTTGTTTGGATGGTCCGagtattaatatttttatctttgCTTGACATATTCAGGATTAACATAAGTGCACTAATTTCAAACTATTCTTCTGTGTCTTTGATTACATTCAAAAATGTCACCTTCTTTATTATTTCACACATAATAGTTTGTGTAAAGGATGGTTTATATTGTATGCAGGTAAAGAAGCAAGGGATGCAAGCCGATATATCAGAACTTTGTGCTCAACT of Musa acuminata AAA Group cultivar baxijiao chromosome BXJ2-3, Cavendish_Baxijiao_AAA, whole genome shotgun sequence contains these proteins:
- the LOC135608397 gene encoding uncharacterized protein At4g06744-like — protein: MASIGRTLLLLLSILCLCIPTSFGACSQARQERKVAEVSDGPTASPSQTNGSCGCSSSPAPSPSTSEPNPDDFPNLKQYYAYLVIQQFKQTVTCDPDGVTATWVGYRPCTYRGFYCDTPPNSPGTPTIASVDFNGFRLCAPTVAGFVDELPDLALFHANSNNFSGPIPDLTGLPYLYELDVSNNNHSGPFPVAVLPLSNLVFLDLRYNLFAGTVPASIFSLDLDVLFLNNNNFNQQLPANLGSSPVAYLTLANNGFTGPIPRSIFNASRTLVEVLFLNNKFSGCLPYEIGSLTTATVFDVGFNQFTGPIPWSFACLLKVEQLNLAGNLLYGEVPDVVCRLAKDGNLANLSLSGNYFTSLGHSCWELIKRKVLDVRQNCIPWFPEQRRPVECWRFLWHRKFCPFFHYIPCGLPKCAPKPAAPPPPGYTTYKALHQPPRN
- the LOC135606602 gene encoding uncharacterized protein LOC135606602 translates to MHRSTSTTRVSEEFSMNTAAQAMGGGIANKGGGTYYHDDHYHHHHSLPTYDPQSDAAKKEASRAKVAENMVHVIPFVLVLCTIILWFFSHPSGIDTMSKEETVVAKVKNMTTDGYKNWNGSSMTIGMEDLDPIDGISNEEDHTGTKGSRH